The Mycteria americana isolate JAX WOST 10 ecotype Jacksonville Zoo and Gardens chromosome 2, USCA_MyAme_1.0, whole genome shotgun sequence genome contains the following window.
GAGATGCAATAAGTCATAATAACTAACAACCATAGTTTTCTCTTACTTGGAAAAGTCCGTGCTTgctctttttaatacatttttttgtctGTCAGTGCCgtagattttaaaggaaatatgggTTTATCACCTTCTAGGTGACTTCTTACAAATAGAATTGTTTATATAGGATTTTGCAATTGTACATATTTGCATACTTTATACTAATGACTGACAGAAATGCAAGAGAAATAATGTTAATTGTATTATGTATAATACCGTGTTCATTAGAATATTAGAAGATCCAGTTGGCATTTGCTATTACACGTTTGGAGTTCTTTTTACAAAACAACCTTCCCGTTAGTTCTTTTTCCAGTGAGTTTATTAGTAGATCTCAAAGTGACACGCTCAGGGGTATAACAACAGTATTCCACACTTGTTAGCTAACATTTGTGTATGCTGTGCTACAAAGCTTGAATCTGATGGGtcttaaagtaaataaatatatattctacATCATAACAGAAATATCTTACTCTTAAATATCTCCAACATataacaattacttttttcctcatcCTAAGGCTATGAATTTTCAAGGACGATTAAAGTTTCTCCATGGACAAAACAAGAAAGGGAAGGATGGTGCTACTTTGTCTCCTCAGCTCGCTCTGTTTGCAGTAGCTACTCCTCTGCAGCCGCCGTCTATCCTTGAGATAAGAACCAAAAACTTCATCTTCAGAACTAAACACAAACTGGATTTCACGCCTACTGGCTGTGATGCAAAGTAGGTGTAAATTATGCTGCATAATATTCTAATTTGCTGATGAGATAGGTTTCAAgtatgtatttgaaatataaagCTGGCTACTCTTTCAGTCAATACTGATGATTGTTTAGGAACTGTTAGGATTTTTCTCTTCAGCCCTGCTAGTAAGTAAGAGAAATGGGATTGGCACAGTGTACTTCCTTGAAAGGGCATATTGCTTTCTGACTCTTAAtcgttaaaaaaacaaacacacccccccccccccccgccccaaacaaacaaaaaccccaaaagacagaATACTAATGAattagggaagaagaaaaaattaatgtttaaatcTGGTTGAAATTTGGTTTTAGAACTGATAGAAcaagtgtttcattttgttctaCACGCatattttctccttcagttcGGATAGATGTAAAATACAATGGAAATTTTACTTacttcaaaataaacaaatgaagtCCTTTTTTATACTATGACTTTTACCCATTCCCAAACCATTCTTTTCCCCATATAAAAACTGGAAACACTATTGCATTACTAGATCAAAATAACATATCTATGCATCAACATGTCAAGAAGCCCATTAAGATGCTTCTTTATCAAAAGAAAAGCCTCTggcctccttccttccttctcccctccctcctatTTTTGACTGATAATGCTTTCAGCTTTCAGACTCATTTTCAGTGGAATCTCTCATGTGGATTTCCATGCCTACTTATAGAATAATGTAGAGTGAAATTACTCGGTATTCTGTCTAAtgataaagcaaaatgtttttcttgggttCTATAAACTGATACAAGTAAAAGTTAACAAAGTGCTAacacaggcttttctttcctctgtttgattttttttcattatgcttCACTTGAAACCTTCAATTTTTGTCACGTTTTACAGTTTTGCATATATTGTTCCCCATccctacttcccccccccccccccttggatttccatttctttgttccAAATCCTGTTTCAGTCTCTTTTTGACTATTTGATTCTATCATGTATCTTGTAGCACTCACACAAATGCTGTTAAGTTCTTCATCTCCCTGACCTCTAGTAAGGTACTCTAATTTTAGCTACGAGGGTCAAACATGACTCTATTGCCAGTACTCCTCTGAGGAGTAACTTAGAAAGCTTAAATGCAAACACAGGGGTCCAAACCACTCAACAGCAAAAGGGATGTAGTTCTGAGATATGCCCTGTTTTGAATTTTAAGCtactaaaaatactaatttaggCAAGAAGTTTTAGATAACTAAAGCTCGCCCTACTTAATTCTACGTGCGAGCACCTATAGGTAAATGCTATAAAATAGGGTGAGGTAAAACTGTGTCTTTCATTGCAACAAATGGGAGCTGCCTGCTATAAGTGAATATGTTCAAAAGTATGGAATTCAGAGTCCAGCTGAACTGTagacatattctttttttttttaatgatctagTAATTTTGTGAACCTGTTCCTAGTCACTGAAGGCAACTCGGGGGACTAGTAAAAATTTTATGATTTGTTAACTGTGTTTTTTATTAGAACTGTCATGCTTCCACATACAATTGATATTGCAACAAAATGTAGTTAGCATTTACGTCTGAAATGTTCTAGCCATAATTAACTTGCTTGGCATTCGTTCTGTGAGTTGGTTCATCAGCAGTgttgcaattttttgtttttaccttccAGAGGAAAGATCGTCCTGGGATATACTGAAGCAGAGCTGTGTATGAGAGGGACAGGATACCAGTTTGTTCATGCAGCTGATATGCTTTATTGTGCTGAAAATCATGTCCGAAGTAAGCTTCATTCCCtaagaaaggctgaaaaatcaAAGCATGGATTATGTTCATACTGAAAAAATACTatgaaatactctttaaaaaaaaaaaaaaaagtggtcgtTAACAAAAAGAACACTATTCATTTCATGTGATCTTTCCCTCCCTATAAAAACTTATAtgggatgaaaaaatatttaatattcctATCTGGACCCTTTTAGGTTACATATTCCAGTTCCTGTCACATCTTGCTCTTTTCACTTCCTTCTCTGCTCAACCCAACTTCTGCTGTTTCAACAACTTCCTTTGGGCAAAGGAACTATTTCAAAGATAGCTTTCCTGCTAGGAagttaaataaagcattttctttttatatcagtgtaagatttttaacagaaattaattGCTGATTTAGCATGTTGGTGTCCTatatgtttctggttttgattctTGGCAGCTTGATTTGGTTTAATTAACAACTTAAGGAGAGAAGTATAATGTTTTAAGCTAAGGAAATAAGTATCAGCTGTCTGATATGTAACTATTTAGTGgacttctttctttgcttttttgttagcTATAACATACTTGTCTTTGGAAGTCACAGAAACATCTTCAGGATATTTTAGTGCTGCTTCTTTTCTACTGACATCTCTTgagaaactgttttttcttttgtccccCTATATATAATTAAATAACCCCCCTCAGTAGATTAGTTCTCAACCTATATTAAGCAGGTTTTCTGTTTCAAGTATAGCTCAGTCACTGTTGCCTAtcagtggttttatttgtttggtaaggaataagaaagaaaatattccagaATAGAATAGGGTGAAACTTTGGTTTGAAATTTTGGTTTGAAATTTTGCTTAAAACTGGTTTTGCTCCATTTTTGATGCTAAGATAAAAAAGAAGTCTTGTAGCAAAGATTATTTTTGGTTAGGATTCCTAaactttcctaatttttttaaatttattttttctgtctagaaatgcagtgttttcagCAATGTACAATGAAAATGTAATATGTTTATCAAGCATTGCTAGAAAAGTGATAGTGGgagtgaaaaataatgaattttgaaGTACCTCTGCATTAACCAGTCAAAATTGGAAAGAATTGGATTCAGAGCTAATGTGTTTTCTAATTTCTTAAGTAATTGTCACTTTTCGAATGTAAAAGAGACTTAGGCTTTTGTCATTTACATGTTCTagtatttattaatttctgttactGCAGAAATAATGGATGAAGCTCCAATAGGATGTTGCCAGTCTGTAGTGGGTATCTTACAATTGCTTGcagttttggcttttattttacaggaaaattaAAGTAGACATCTTAAAGTGATCATCCTGTTTCACTAGGTATACATTAGTGCCACACAGAAATGGGTGATTGAGGACATGAGATTTGTAAAATTGCTCTAAAAATGGGATTACTTTCATGACATGCCagattttcctatttttgttcacTGGACAGTAAATGGTATGCTTACTCTTTAACTCTAGTGATGAAGACAGGTGAGAGTGGAATGACTGTATTTAGGCTTCTAACCAAAGAAAATCGATGGGCCTGGGTACAGGCAAATGCACGTCTTGTCTACAAAAATGGAAGACCGGATTACATCATTGCTACGCAAAGACCTCTTACGTAAGCCATCATTGCATAAAGCGGTATActtcaaaaatggaaaacttttgagcttgtttatattcagaaaggaattctttatttttaaataaagccccTTTAAATCCTGAACTCCATAAAGAAAACCTCTTTCAATCTGCTAACAAACATTGAAAAGAATTCTGATATTTCAGTATGTGGCATAGTCCTTTATGTGTAAAACTTTAGACATTTtgatttcatataaaaaataaGGGCAGCGGTACAAGCACCAAGTTATTCCATCCAAcctatttttaattcagtatctCCATCAGCAAAAATTAAGAAATCCAACTGCAGTTGTGTAGCAGAAACAACAGATAACATAAAGAAATTAAGTCCTTTATGGTGCTGAACTAAATTCTACATAATATGGAATTCAGCATTATTATACAGGTTAAATAATTTTTGCTAAGGAgtctgtaaaatggagaaaaagagatACTTCAGTATTGAAGTATTCATTTACTTACTATGCCAAGAAAAACATAATGCATGGAACAAAGCccacttattttcatttctgctcataATGCACAGAAAATGTTGTATGCTATCTAGATTTAATTACAAATGTAATATGTAAAGGTGGTATTACAGTCATAAGCTCCTTATTTCATAATCTGTCTCTTGGTTTAACTCAGCCAAGTTGAGCTGGGATAGCTAGGAATTTGAAAAATGCCTACAAATAGaatagttcattttttaaatattaattccaGGGGTCAAAAAGATTACAGTAACTGTTTAGTACTGCAGTGTTATGCTATAtatgtgatttcttttcagaGATGAAGAAGGCGCAGAACATCTACGGAAGCGTAACATGAAGTTGCCCTTCATGTTTGCCACTGGTGAGGCTGTGTTATATGAGGTATCTTTCCCTATGTCAAATCTTATGGATCCCTCTCAGCTGAAGAATAAAAGCACAACGGGTAAAGGAGCCAAAGCAACGCTACACAATGATTCTGTGGATCCAAACTCCCTCTTAGGTGCCATGTTAAGGCAAGATGAGTCTGTGTATCTCTGCCCTCCAGCATCACATAAACTTTCCTTTGAGCGGAACTTCTTTGCAGACAGCAGGGATGAACTGGGCGGTGTTGTTAGCAGTGGCTGGACGGATAATCTCCTACCTGCTGGAAATCACAACATTCTCAAACGGGAGCTAATGGAGGGTTCCCAGGACAGTACTATTCCACTTCCTGAAGACAGTGCAGCACTCTTTCAAGATAACAAACCCAGCGATTTGTACAGCATCATGAAAAATCTGGGTATTGACTTTGAAGATCTAAAGTGTATTCAGCAGGATGAGGagttttttaaaactgaattatctGGTGTGGATGATATTGGGGACATTGACATAACTGATGAAATCCTGACTTATGTTCAGGATTCCTTAAATAAGTCTGACTTCTTATATTCAGGCTGTAACCAGCAGCAGCCACTGGTCCAGAATGAAGGTTGCTTAGTACAGCAAGAGTTAGATCCACATCAACTTCATCAGCACCAGAAACAGCTcatggaacagcagcagcagcagcagcagcagctctgtcaaAAGATGAAACATATGCAAGTCAATGGGATGTTCACAAATTGGAGCTCTGGCACCAGCATGCCTCTTAGCTGCtcacagcagcagccccagcaatgtGTATTCCCTGGCATGCATGCCACTACATCTGAGTTCTCTTACAAATCAGAAGTAAACACTTCACCTTATGCATGTAGGCAAGAGTTTATTCCTTACAAACAACCCACAGCGATGATGCCACAGCTTTCTAATTTTGCTCAAATGGATTTCCCTGTAGCAGGTTTTGACAGGTCGACCTATTCTGCTTCTTCCAACTTGGAGGATTTTCTCAGCTGCTTGCAGCAAGTCCCTGAAAATCATGAGTATGGGATAAACTCTGAGTCGCTTATGCTAACTCCTCAAACATGCTATGCAGGCGCTGTTTCAATGTACCAGTGCACCGAAGAAGCACAGCCCAGCTGCGTGGATCAAATGCAATATGATCCTATGATGGCAAGTCAACAAACATTGTTGAACAAGGTAAGGTAAACAGCGTTGCTACATTGCTTGCATTTTGAATcgtgtttttattgttttgggtGGCTACTGGGATGCAGAGTTTGTCATAATTGAATCATTAAGTTGGAAACCGGTGggttagcagtgcgtgaatgtcctTGCTTTATTTGTTCATTAGACTGAAGAGTGTTGCATTTGGTCAAGTTTTTATGTACATGTATCCACATCCtggtagctctctctggcagtaTTAAGGCAAGAGTGAGTGAACTAGTCTGTTGTACCTACCAGTAATTCTCCCAGtaggagcaaaggaaaagcagattgCTCAAAAGCTTGGAACTTGCTTATAAACCTTTTTTAGAGTAGTAGAATGATGTCAGTAATATTGCCTGGCACattaattttcatgaaatatGTTGTAAGGATCcagaaaaatatcttgtttttaaaatgttagtgtTCTCTAGCTACTCAGATTCTTCGATGATTTTAGGATTGCTTAAAGTATCAGATTACAATATCACATAAATAGCACAAAATATTATGAACTGTTGCGTTTCTACACACGAagatactgcaaaaatatttttatatattgccataagtgaaagtcagcttgttCCTCAAGCTGCTAAATTGTTGGCTGAAGacaaaagagcaggaaaaaataatgttcaCAGTAAGTAAGTTGGACCTTTTTCACGTTGTGCTAAGGAGAACGCGCAATAAAAGACATAGAAGAGAGGACCCTGGCTGTAGCACAGACTACAGTTTTAAGCACAGTTCTTCATAGGTAAAATtaacttagaaataaaaaaaatcaattactagGCCTGTCAACTCAGAATCAATTACCTGAATAACCTGTGTCGAGTACTTTAAATTGTACCATTTACTTATGTTAATGCTGCTCAAGTACAGAgccataattattattttttttacctcagtAAGTTAATGTTCTAAAGTACTGATCCTACAAATGCTCATGCACATGCATAAGCATTTACAGAATTAAAGTATTAACTGGCATTTAACCTACACAAGACAGAGGTGAGGAACACAAGTAGAACATACCCAGTTTTTCAGTAAGCTTAATAGAAGTACAAAACATAtcctttttaaaactgtttcactactggaaaaaatataattgcagAATTACAGAAGTTTAGCTAAAATATAGGACAGTTCAGCAAGATGAATAACTTCTGCCCGAGTGCCCAAGGGCTGTAACAGCATGAAGTGACTTTGGCAAACTGCAGTGTGCAAGCTCGCACAGTGCTTGGCTGTATGTTGCCTGGCCGTGGTCAGTGTTATTAGTCCTTCATAGTGCTTGATAATAGGTTGCAAAGCAGTTCCAGGGTCATCCAAGTTCATTCTTATAGTATAGAATTGTTCTTTTCACAAAAGCTATACTGGTGTGGTGTATCAGTTTTGAACAGCCAGCACATAAGcaattccatttctttctttttaatggttggtttcaaattcatttattttgtagATTATTTTGTTATGCTGCCTTAATAATTTTTGTTATGCcctgtttttgttattttcttgcgtactttttcttttcatctatCTGTAAAAAGTGTAATGACTAAGACGGCATCTCTGAATGCAATAAATGAATACATCTATTACTTCATATTTACTAGAACACCGTGCTGCAATAATAATATTGCATTTAGCCTGTTTGtcataaaaaatgaacaaaggcCGCTTTGTGAAAAGTTATTCTGACTTAAGTTGTTCAGAGGCAAATTCAGCCCCTCTGGCTACGGTATACCCATGCTGTGTGGATCTGGATAGCATTGCATAAGCAGAGGCCTGGTGTGGAACTGATGTTACCCTTGTGCAAGTTAGCTCCTGTTTACCTCTGAAGAGAACCGCTGAACGTTTGTCGAAATGAGCTTAAAAGAGGAGCACGCTTCTTGATGAGATAAGGAAGGATTACTCCCCCAACCCCTTTTGTAAAAGAGTGGCCGTAGATAGCTGATAGCTGTCTCCAAGTCCTTGCAGGTCCAAAACTTGTGTGTGCCAACTGCGTGCAATGGGGGGTGGGAAGAGACTGCTTGTTCCTAAACCTTAAATAGCATTGGCTTTTGCAGCCCATACCGCTATATACTGTTCACATGAAGAAAACCAACAACATCTCCTGTATCAGACTGTACTCGGTTTTGACGTCTAGTCACATCTGccaattaacatttttatagaTTGAGGGCAAAGTAAGGCTCTATGTAAACCAAAGTTATTATGTTGAGAAATGTTTTAATACAGAAACATCTTTTTACCTAGAAGCATCATTGCTCCAAGGAAAGATAACCCTATGTTGATATATGCTTATATTATAGATTGTATTTAGTCTTGTATCAGAGGatttaagaactttaaaatatGTGAACCCATTGGAACTAGTAAGTCAGAAGTATAGCTGCTGCACTTGAAGTAATCTTGTAAAATATCACCTGTGCCAAAGCCATGATGGCAAATAATATACATTTCTTTATTGTAAATAGGGAGAATGTATCACTGCTTACGATAAGAAACTTAAGGTTCAA
Protein-coding sequences here:
- the AHR gene encoding aryl hydrocarbon receptor; this translates as MNPNVTYASRKRRKPVQKIVKPSPAEGVKSNPSKRHRDRLNAELDRLASLLPFPQDVIAKLDKLSVLRLSVSYLRAKSFFDVALKSSNSTRPERNGIQENCRTAKCGEGMQILEGELLLQALNGFVLVVTADALVFYVSSTIQDYLGFQQSDIIHQSVFELIHTEDRPEFQRQLHWALNPAQSADSGPSVQGDNGFSQPATYYNPDQLPPENSSFMERNFICRLRCLLDNSSGFLAMNFQGRLKFLHGQNKKGKDGATLSPQLALFAVATPLQPPSILEIRTKNFIFRTKHKLDFTPTGCDAKGKIVLGYTEAELCMRGTGYQFVHAADMLYCAENHVRMMKTGESGMTVFRLLTKENRWAWVQANARLVYKNGRPDYIIATQRPLTDEEGAEHLRKRNMKLPFMFATGEAVLYEVSFPMSNLMDPSQLKNKSTTGKGAKATLHNDSVDPNSLLGAMLRQDESVYLCPPASHKLSFERNFFADSRDELGGVVSSGWTDNLLPAGNHNILKRELMEGSQDSTIPLPEDSAALFQDNKPSDLYSIMKNLGIDFEDLKCIQQDEEFFKTELSGVDDIGDIDITDEILTYVQDSLNKSDFLYSGCNQQQPLVQNEGCLVQQELDPHQLHQHQKQLMEQQQQQQQQLCQKMKHMQVNGMFTNWSSGTSMPLSCSQQQPQQCVFPGMHATTSEFSYKSEVNTSPYACRQEFIPYKQPTAMMPQLSNFAQMDFPVAGFDRSTYSASSNLEDFLSCLQQVPENHEYGINSESLMLTPQTCYAGAVSMYQCTEEAQPSCVDQMQYDPMMASQQTLLNKFQNGFNGGNVNEAYPSQLDVISNAQTATHLQPLHHPTEPRSFSDLASSGFM